One window of Bdellovibrio sp. GT3 genomic DNA carries:
- a CDS encoding replication-associated recombination protein A, producing MDLFSASSASLSTSPLSEILRPKNLDEIIGQEKTIGVQSKLGQMLRKGYLPSLIIWGPPGTGKTTFALALSQHFKAHFENINATEAGTKALREIGEAGRDRRLQYQQKTILFVDEIHRFNKGQQDVLLPFVEKGDLVLVGATTENPSYELNRALLSRCRVVVFERLSESNLQHIVKRAEEQYAKTLTQVLQPEAIENLLQFSDGDARRLINSLEILYSFMKDGEESPLSTNDMRELLQQNPIGYDKNSEMHYDVISAFIKSIRGSDPDAAVYYLARMLDGGEDPVFIARRLIILASEDISNADPRAISVAIAGLQAVEAIGMPEGAITLSQVATYLASCPKSNASYLALHKARALVETTKTLPVPLHLRSSKTALAKDLGYGKDYKYPHDYPTGWTEQSYLPEELKGEKLYEPTTHGFEKNIREYLAWMKQRRSENKES from the coding sequence ATGGATCTATTTTCAGCCTCATCCGCATCTCTATCGACTTCTCCTCTGTCCGAAATTCTTCGTCCAAAAAACCTGGATGAGATCATCGGTCAGGAAAAGACCATTGGAGTACAGTCTAAACTGGGGCAAATGCTACGCAAAGGCTACCTGCCAAGTCTCATAATCTGGGGCCCTCCAGGCACCGGGAAAACGACTTTCGCCTTGGCCCTCAGTCAGCACTTCAAAGCGCACTTCGAAAATATCAATGCCACAGAGGCAGGAACCAAGGCGCTCCGTGAAATCGGAGAGGCCGGTCGTGATCGTCGCCTGCAGTATCAGCAAAAAACCATTCTGTTCGTGGACGAGATCCATCGTTTTAACAAAGGCCAGCAGGACGTACTTTTGCCATTCGTCGAAAAAGGCGATCTGGTATTGGTCGGCGCCACCACTGAAAATCCCAGTTATGAATTAAATCGGGCCTTATTAAGCCGTTGCCGCGTGGTGGTTTTCGAGCGTCTTAGTGAATCGAACTTACAGCACATCGTAAAGCGTGCTGAAGAACAGTATGCCAAGACTCTTACTCAAGTGTTGCAGCCAGAGGCGATAGAAAATCTGCTGCAATTCTCTGATGGGGACGCCCGTCGTCTGATTAACAGTCTCGAGATTTTATACAGCTTCATGAAAGACGGGGAGGAGTCTCCGCTTTCGACCAATGACATGAGGGAGCTGCTTCAACAAAACCCCATCGGCTACGACAAAAACTCCGAGATGCATTACGATGTGATTTCAGCATTTATCAAAAGCATTCGGGGCAGTGATCCCGATGCGGCTGTTTATTACCTTGCACGCATGCTTGACGGTGGAGAAGACCCTGTTTTCATCGCTCGTCGGCTTATTATTCTGGCCTCGGAGGACATCAGCAACGCTGATCCTCGCGCTATTTCAGTGGCGATTGCTGGTCTGCAGGCGGTCGAGGCTATTGGAATGCCAGAGGGGGCGATCACGCTTTCTCAAGTGGCCACTTATCTGGCGTCCTGTCCAAAATCAAACGCTTCCTATCTGGCTCTTCACAAGGCTCGCGCCTTGGTGGAAACCACAAAAACCCTGCCAGTGCCGCTGCACCTGCGTTCTTCGAAAACCGCATTGGCCAAGGATCTGGGCTACGGGAAAGACTACAAATATCCCCACGACTATCCGACGGGCTGGACAGAACAAAGTTATCTTCCTGAGGAACTTAAAGGGGAGAAGCTTTATGAGCCTACAACTCACGGGTTCGAAAAGAATATTCGCGAGTATCTAGCCTGGATGAAACAGCGCCGCTCCGAAAACAAGGAGTCCTAG